One Balaenoptera acutorostrata chromosome 5, mBalAcu1.1, whole genome shotgun sequence genomic window, AACCACCACTTTGATTCCTATCAGCTCTTGGTGGACTTTGGCATTCTGTGGGCATTCTCTTCTGACAGCTGATGAAGTAAGCTGGTCTAGACTGTCCCTCTGGCCTGAGGAAGAAGGAGTGAGTCTCTGGGCATTGTGGAAAAACCCCAGCTCTCTTGTCTCTCAGCACTCCTCTGCTGCTGCTTTTTGTTGGACAAGCTTTCCCTCTGGGTTGGAAAAGTCTAAGATTCAGGTGCTTAGGAAATAAGGGTCAAAGTAGGTCATTTGGCTTGCTTTGGTTCCGGGCCTTAGGCTGCCCTTGGCTGGGGAAAAGATATCTTTCAAATAGTCCATCCtaattcatccataaaaagaatatttttactgttttctatagtcCACCTTCTTCCACTCCATAATACTATCTCTGCTATAGCCTACAGCTGGCAACAATGATGTGGCTTTAGGTTGTAGCATACGTTTGTAATATGCACTTTGGCTTAAGAAATGCTATTGGCGGTGGGTGGCTGCTGAGATTTAAGCATTAGTTCTTTCATTTTGCTGTAGAGATTTCCATGAAGTTTTCTAAACTCAGTGGGTAAAGGGCTGGTCCTGTGGACATTTGTAAGAATGGGACTCATGAGACCACTGGGATTGGTGTGATCCAGCTTTGCAGGTGCTGATGTTGGTGCTACACCAGTGTGACCcactaaagaaaaatacagaagttGGTGTAAGTTTTTGAGGAAGGAATAACACTCAACCCAGGCATGGAGTGTGACCCCTCCTGTTGGGTCAAAGAAGAATACGAATTTTGGGAGGGGAAACACTGGTTACCTATTCTGGGACTTTAAGGTCTCAGTGTAAAATTGAAGGAGAGATCTACTTAGAGGGGcattaatttatttctggaaCAAGCATAGACTTGTTGGTTTGAGGAGCTTCATCATCTTAAATTTATAGGGTGGTGGCCAAGTTCAGGGATTTCACACATTTTGGACTTACATTCTCATGTGATCCATGTTGTGCATCCCTTCTGGTGAACTTGGTTGGAAAATTTAGCACAGCTTAATTTGATTGTTCTAAGTAGCCAACATGAGTTTTCTCTGTTGTGATGTATGTAGGTTGGTTTCCCAGTGGTTTCTGTGTATATGGACGGATAATTGGTTCAGCAGACTTTACTTGTTGCAAGTGGAGACTTTAATTGGGGGATAGAGAAGGTCCAAATACTGTAATGGGGAGGGCTTTATTCTGTGGCCTTCCTCCTGTCTTAGAAGCCCTAATTCTCCCCAGGAAATTgctacaattattattttttaaatccttaatgttttgttgttgttgtatgtctttgttttttccctgtaagtaAAATACTGGTGCTCATATGAATAGAGATAGGCATATGTGAGGATGGGAAGGGCAGATTGTGGGTCACTAGGGCATGTTTTCCATGGTCAGAATTGTACTTACACCCTCTGCTTTtggcctgcttttttttttttttttttcactctaggCCACTTCAGATGTTCTCATTCAGGGTCTGAGAATTCTGAGGGCTTCTTTCTTGCTGAAATCCCTTCCTTTTCCCCTGCAAGATGCTGCTGTGTTCATCTTTTTCCAGCCACTAGAAATTTGTTGAGTTCTCATGTCTACTGACAACTCCCCTTCATTCTCTTTTGTTGTCTGTCATCTTGAACCAAAGGCTGTCAGGTGTAATTTGGGATGTCAGTGGAATATACATAGATAGTTGTATATAGTGTGACTTTAAGACTGAATTAACAGCCCATTCTAGATTATTTCAGATGCTTCTTGAGTAAGAAAGTAGAAATATTCATAAGGTACTAAAAGACAGAGCTCTCTCTCATGCCTGGGAGCATTGACAATTTCTTGACAAAGGGATAAGCAAGATATTCCAATATTCTCTCCTGCTAATTGACCATTGAATTGCTATTGAACTTTAAGTTAACAggctgaaaaacaaaacattggTGAATGTTGGCTTGGGATAAGATTACATTTCCTCCACAGATAATCCCAACTGTGGCAGAAACTTCTATTTGCCTAACTAAATCCAATTCCCTTTTTTCCCTAATATAAAAGTgccgctatttatttatttatttaggcaatACTCTCAGCTATATTTCCAGCCTCCTTACAGGTAGAGGTGTCATCTGATACAGTTCTAGCAAATGAGATATAAGCAGAAGTGGTGAGAGGGTGGCATTCTTAGAAAGCTCTTTCAAAGGAGACTGATTCTGCTGACAGAATCCCTCTTTGCCCTATGTTCTTCCTCCTGCTTGAAGGGACTTTCAAGATGGCAGGAGCTCGAAGTGTATTCTAGAAGGGGCTCTGGACCCAGTCCCTTGTCCCTTTACCATGTGGATGGATGAATTCAGAGGAGAGCCCAAGTTGGTAGGACTCCTTTGTCTGGGCAGGAGTGCTAATTTAGTCCTCTTTCTGATTTTACTTACTATGCATAGATAGGCAATTCCTGCTTAATTCCAGTAATTCATTTCTGAAAATCAGACTTTATGGTACAAGGATATTAGCAATAAATgtatttcacattattttaaattgtgaaaattATATTGTGCTGCATATTAATCCCAAACTTTGAGCCAACTTCTTAAAATgtaaacacaatgaaatattatgtataataaaCTGTCTGTGAggatggaaaatttttaaaatatcatttcccAGTCACCAAAAAATTAATACGGATGTGAATTTCTTTGCTTTGTATGCAATTAATACACCCTCCCCTGGTGCCAGCAAGAATTATGCAACCACTTAACTGACACTTTGGGTTCTTTTCATATGATTCTTCTATTTTGtcaatttggaaaataattgaGACTTTTTACGtgtattgttttgtttaaaatgttgTATTGAATTTTGAAGACATATATACACGTTTTGCCTATATAACTATTGTCCCCCAAAGTGTTGTACTGACAGATAAATACTATCATGAGGTTTGGGTATTAAAGACCAAGAGATGTCCTACTAGGAAAAGATGAATTGCCTGCATTTCTTTCAGGGACTTCTCTGCTAGTAGATGGACGTTTGTGGATAGGATTTAAGGACTCAGAATTTCATGTTCTTACTAGCCATCCTTTCACCTTTTCCCATTCCAACACCATCAGGACTTAAATATCTTTGTATAATTTGGGGAAGAGTTATATTGAGAAATGTAAACATGTCAAATGCTACCCAGCAGCAGAGTTTGAAAAGTTCTCATGGATAGAAGGGGATTTAAAAAACATAGCCATGGATTCTGGCACCTTGATCTGGCATCATAATGAAGGTTCTTCTAGCAACTCTAATATAATTCTCTTTAATTCATTCTGAAGCTTAGAGATAGATGAAATGTTCTTTTAGCTATAGAGTCAaacaaacctgggttcaaatcctcccTCACAACTTACCATCTTTGTGACCTGTTGAGgagaaaactgtaaaattttattGAGAGAATTTTAGTAAATTTCCAACATAAGAACAAGCTGCATGGTTTCAGTCTGTCTTCTTTTAAACCTATAGCTGTCTTTCACCTGCTTCTGGTATATTAATGAGCTCGAGGTTAGGTAAAAGCTTCTTCTTGACCTCTGGACCATCTCTATGCTCACCTCCAGTCTTTGGCTGAGTCAGTTCCTGTCAATCAACTTCCAGATCAGGCCCTTGAACAACAGatgctccttcatcttctctcTCTTGACCAGGTAGACTGTCCTGACTTTCAGTTGGTGGTTCCTCTTGTTGAGATTGTTCATCACTGGGGTGCTGGGCAACCACAGGTCCAACTGGATTATTTTACTTCTTGGAGGCCCAATTTCCCTATGATAAAAACTGTTGTCTTGAGGGGTTTTTTGGTGAGGTTTAAATGACATACTATTTATAAAGCATGTAGCCCAGTGCCTGACGTAAAACAGATCTTCAATACATATAATCTTAATTCAGGTTAATAGTTATTAGGGGACTACTctatgccagacactattctaggcactggaaaTATATCTTGAATAAGAATTAGTCTTCACTCTTAGGGTCTTATGTATCCCAAGGGAATCCAGACAGGTAAACTGATGAGGAGAGTATACTGTGATAGATGCTGCCAGATGAAGAATTAGAGCTTTTTATGAAAGTACGTAAGAAAGACTCAGAATTAAAAATTGGAAGTTCAGGGCTCCCAGAAAAAAGGATGCCAAAGCTGAGGGCTGCAGAGTGAGTAGGGATGAGCCGatggaagaagggagaaggaatgTGTGGCACTTCCAGTGGATCATGGAGAGATCAGAATGGTTGGAACCAAAAATGGCAGACCAAGACTAAGGTTAACAAGGTGAGAGTTGAGGCTGGAGAAGAAAGCAGGAGAGTCATCAGTGAGGGACTTTTAAGCTGTGGGGGATTTAAAACTTTATCCTAAAAGGGATGTGCAGCCATTAAATGTTTGTAGTCAGGGGACTGATATCATCTGAAGGGCTTAGGGTTTTGAGAAAAGGTAATCAACATCTCAAATGCTGAAAAACCTGCATCTAATAAGATGAGAACTAAACAAATTTCTGTGAGATTTACAAGGAGATCATTAGGGACCTTGGTGAGAGCAGTTTGCAAAGATGGGTAGAGGCAGAAGCCAGATGACGTTGGGTAGTGATAGAATTGGAAATGAGGAAATGGTTACAGCTCTCCAATAGAGGAGATATTCCACGTGGGCAGGGAATTTTGTCTACTGTGTTCTCTGTTGAATCTGTAGTACTTAAAGCAAAACCTTGTGTGTAGTTgacacttagaaaatatttgctgaataaacaaATCAACAATTTATAAAATTTGACTCTGAAGAGAAAGGTAGACTCATACCTAAATAGGTTGGAGGATGAGCGGGGGCAGGGGCATAGATTTTATTTGAAGTGGAAAATCGTATTTAAATGCAAGGGAAGAAGAAGTAGTCAaaggtaagaaagaaagaagtgaagcTCAGAGGAAGACTCTAAGGAGGCAGGATCCCAAGTATAGTTGAGAGAGTTAGAATGAGAAAGGTCACCTTTTagattttaatagaaatataggAAGGATAGGATCCAAGGTGGGATCCAAGGAGAGTGCAAGTTGGTAGCAGAGGCTAAGGAAATTTTGTTTGGAGCCTTTATTCTCTCTTGAAATGGGAAATGAGATTGTCAGTTGAaaatgagaaggaaggagaagaggagagtgTAAAGTGGGTTTGAAATAGTTATGGTGAAAAGTGGAGCAAAAGCTTGCTGGGGACACAAAAGAATTGCCAGGGAGTGTTGAGGTACTTTTGAGACTGGACACCATGAACTTGGCAGTTCAGCTGACAGGGGCTatgacttcttttctttcttctctccttttatcttattccttATATAAATTAATACTTCATTTTTACCTATTAAAGAAGCAAACAGACCTATTTCACTTTCAGGAACCTCAGACAAGTGAGTTGTTCTTAACACAGGTGTTCAGCTGTGGTAAACTGCAAGTTGCAAATCAAAGGCCAGTCTTTAGGTCAGCAAGGTTGAAAAACTTTGGGGGTTTCATAGGGTTGAAAATGGAGACGTTGAATTTGCTCTTAGCTAAGTTGATATGTGTATATCTTTAgaagggcaaaaagaaaaaaatgcattcatACATACAGAGAAAAAAGATTGGAAGGATACATacccaaatattaaaaataattatttttaggtAATAGGATTATAggtgattcattttattttattttattttttgtttatctatattttctaaagattttttaataGGCAGGAAATatgaaaagttatttaaaatacttgCTGGACCACTAGACACCTATTagaattgccaaaaaaaaaaaaaaaagaaaagaaaagaaaaagaaaatcctgaaacaccaaatgctggtgaggatgtggagcaatgggtACTCTCACtcagtgctggtgggaatgcaaaattggtacagtcactttggaaaacagtttgacgatttcttacaaaatgaaacatacttttacaatatgatccagcaattgtactccttggtatttatccaaaagaggtgaaaacttatgtccacacacatgcctgcacatggatgttttcttcataattacccaaacttggaagcaaccaagataccCTTcggtaggtgagtggataaataaactgtggtatatacagacaatggaatattattcagcactaaaacaaaatgagctatcaagccacaaaaagacatggaggaaccaaAAATACttattacaaagtgaaagaagccaatctaaaaaaggctacatactgtttgattccaactatatgacattctgaaaaaggtaaaactatgaagGCAGTAAAAAGATAAGTGGTTGCAGGGGGctaaggggagggaggaatgaataggtggagcacaggggacttttagggcagtgaatgTGCCCTAAAAGTGTATGATAcaataatggtggatacatgtcattctGCATATGTCAAAGCCCATAGAATGctcaacaccaagaatgaactctaatgtaaactatggactttggacgATTAAAAAATACACgatatatattgaaaaaatacatgattaaaaaaaatacatcagtCTCACTGGGACTATTTGTGTGCCTCCAGTTCTCCAGAGACCTGTAGTAATGGAGTCAAATGCCCTGGGCCTCGCTATCCTCTGCACAAGCAAACTAACACTGGGCTATTTACAATGATTTGTTTGTCTGATACTTAAAGCCACACTCAGCACCAGTGTAGAGTCCTGGAGGGAGCCCAGGGGAATGGCTGGCACTGGGGGAAGAGCCAATCTCATTTGCTAACCctacatattaaatacattcacgcAGGTCAAGATAGGAGACAAGGCTAGAACAAGAGTAAAGAAAAATCAGGCTTTTGAGACTAAaaagactactttttaaaaaagagtcacaAAATTTACAACTGGaattaagaaatacatatttgcaaTGACCTTTAATTACACGTAAGCTTTGACATTAATCTGAATAAAAGATCTTTGAAAATATACTGGTTAAGGGGGAGACctgcaagatggcagaggagtaagacgtggaaatcaccttcctccccacaaatacatcaagaatacatctacacatggaacagCGCCTACAGAACAACTACTGAATGCTGGTAggggacctcagacttccaaaaaggcgAGAAAAGCCCCAcgtaactgggtagggcaaaagaaaaaaattaaaatagagaaaaaggaatcaggatgggacctgcccctctgggagggagctgtgaaggaagaaaagtgtCCACACACTAGAATCCCCCTCACTGGCAGGGATGGGGCGGTCTCGAGAGCTTTGGAGCCTCGGAGGAGAGGGCAGCAACAGAGGTGTGGAGGGcagagtggagagattcctgcacggaagattggtgctgaccagcgcCCACCAGCCTGAGACACTTGTCAACTCATTCGCCAGGGCTGGTGGGAGCTGGgtgctgaggcttgggctttggaggtcagactccagggagaggactggggttggctgtgtgaggACAGCCTGAGGGGGCAGCTAgcatgccacagctagccgggagggagtccgggaaaaaggcTGGGTCTGCCAGAGAGGCAGGAGTCCTTTGTTGCGGGGTGTGGGAGGAGAGAGCTGGGCCCACCATAGGAGCTTCCCGCTCTGTGTGCTCACAGATGGCAGGGCAACATCTATGCAAGCACGAGCCGCAGCTGTTATCTCAGACCCCAGAGGCTGCCGCCGCTGCTGCCAAAGGTCCTGTATGCAAGGCAGGTCACTGCCCACACCTTTCCggcagcctgtgcagcccgccactgccgagGGTCCCGTGAACTGGggccaacttccctgggagaacaaaTGGCTCACCTCAGGCTCTTGCAACTTCACACCAGCTTCTGATGCTGTAGGCACTCCCTGCACATCCCAATTGTGACTGCTGTATCCCTCCCTcgccccagcctgagtgagcaagtgagtcctaatcagccactgctttcacCCCCTCTTGCCttggtggggaacagacgcctaAGGGTGGCtgacaggcagaggcagggccaaaaccaaagctgaactccaggggCAGTGCGACtaaagaagagggagggaagtcTCTCTGTGCAGCcacaggagcagcggattaaatccccgcAATTAGCTAGGTAaaccctgtatctgtggaatatctgaatagacaactaGCGTTCCCACAATTGAGGCTGTGGACTCTGAGGGCAACTGTGGAATTTGGAGGCAAGTACACACAGGAGTAAGGCCAGATCAGAGACTGAGCTGGCCCCAtagtgcccacagcaggtccagagacctaccaaGACATACTGGAGGACTTCCTGGGTAGgcaggggttggctgtggctcactatggggtcaaggacactgacagctaaGGCCACAGGAAAATATtacaacttcctttttttttttggttctattgtccttttttttgttattcttttaattttacttttttatttactatttcttttctttcttatgcttttatttttaatatatgttttattttatttattattttttccctatttctactgtacttttttgttatattgtattttttccttgtgtttgtttttttttcctttgttttagttttcattttatttttaatttttctatttttactttactactttgttgttttgtattttttccttttcttttcatctttcttttggctttacatattttgagacgtttttgtgtgtttgttttatgctttcattgcttttttacagtttgctttctgcatttgatttgtttctggttttattttttaattagtttagtttttagtgtttctttaggtttggggtttgtttattggtttggttgctctctttttctttcttttctctttttttcccttcttttttattttcttttctttttgtaaatgcatgtgtgtatgtttctttgggtgattttgtctgtttagttttgcttttaccatttgtctttgggttttgtctgttcatttgtttgggttttttgttttgtttttctttttgttttgttttttgttttttgggtttttttcttcttccttttcttccacgctgcatggcttgcaggatgtTGGTGTTCCGGCCGGGgttcaggcctgagcctctgaggtgggagagccgagtccaggatgtcagaccaccagagaactcccagccccatggaatattaatcagtgagagctctctcAGAGGtgtccgtctcaacactaagacccagctccacccaacggccagcaaactccagtgctggatgcctcatgccaaacaactagcaagacagcaacacaaccccacccattagcagacaggttGCCTAAagcatactaagctcacagacaccccaaaacacaccaccggacatggccctgcccatcacagggacaagatccagctccatccaccagaacacaagcaccagtcccctccgccaggaaacctacacaagccactggaccaacctcacccactggggacagacaacaGAAGTAAGAGGAACTACGACCCTGCAGGCTGCAGAAAAGacacctcaaacacagtaagttaaacaaaatgagaagacagagaaatatgcagcagatgaaggagcaaggtaaaaccccacaagactgaacaaatgaagaggagataggcagtctacaagaaaaacaattcagagtaaagatagtaaagatgatacaaagtcTCGgagatagaatggagaaaaacaagtaacatttaacaaggacctagaagaactaaagaacaaacaaactgtgatgaacaacacaataactgaaattaaaaatactctagaaggaatcaatagcagaataacggaggcagaagaacggataagtgacccggaatatagaatggtggaaaaaactgccacagagcagaatagagaaaaaagaatgaaaagaattgaggacagtctcagagacttctgggacaacattaaatggacTAACactcgaattataggggccccagaagaagagaaaaagaaaaggtctgagaaaatatttaaagagattatagtcaaaaacttccctaacatgggaaaggaaatagtcaatcaagtccaggaagtgcagagaatcccatacaggataaacccaaagagaaacaacaagacacatattaatcaaactatcaaaaattaaatacaaagaaaaattattaaaagcagcaagggaaaagcaacaaataacatacaagggagtccccataaggttatcagctgatttttctgcagatactctgcagaccagaaggcagtggcaggatacatttaaaatgatgaaagggaaaaacctacaaccaagattactctacctgtcaaggatctcattcagattctatggagaaatcaaaagctttacagacaagcaaaagctaagagaattcagcaccaccaaaccagctttacaacaaatgctgaaggaacttctctaagcaggaaacacaagagagaaaaggacctacaaaagcaaaccccaaacaattaagaaaatggtaataggaacatatatatcgataattacctgaaatgtgaatggattaaatgctccaaccaaaagacacagactggccatatatatgctgtctacaagagatccacttcagacctagggacacatacagactaaagtgaggggatggaaaaagatattgcatgcaaatggaaatcaaaagaaagctggagtagtaatacacatatcaaacaaaatagactttaaaataaagactcttacaagagacaggaaagacactacataatgatcaagggatcaatccaagaagaagatataacaattgtaaatatttttgcacccaacataggagcaccaaaataaataaggcaaatgctaacagccacaaaaggggaaatcaaaagtaacGCAATAATAATTGGGaattttaacatcccacttacaccaatggacagatatccaaacagaaaataaataaggagacacaagctttaaatgacacattagaccagatggacttaattgatatttataggacattccatccaacaagtacagaatacactttcttctcaagtgcacatggaacattctccaggatagatcatatcttgggtcacaattaagcctaggtaaatttaagaaaattgaaatcacatcaagcatcatttctgaccacaatgctatgagagtagatatcaattacaggaaaaatctgtaaaaaatacaaacacatggaggttaaacaacacactactaaataaccaagagatcactgaagaaatcaaagaggaaatcaaaaaataccaagaaacaggtgacaatgaaaacacaatgacccaaaacctatgggatgcagcaaaagcagttctaggagggaagtttatagcaatacagtcctacctcaggaagcaagaaaaatctcaaataaacaacctaaccttacagctaaagcaattagagaaagaagaacaaaaaaaccccaaagttagcagaggaaagaaatcataaagatcagatcagaaataaatgaaaaagaaatgaaggaaacaatagctaagatcaataaaactaaaaggtggttgtttgagaagttaagcaaaattgataaaccattagccagactcatcaggaaaaaaaaggagaagactcaaatcaacagaattagaaatgaaaaaggagaagtaacaactgacaccacagaaatacaaaggatcatgagagactactacaagcaactatatgccaataaaatggacaacctggaacaaatggacaaattcttagaaaagtacaatcttccaagactgaacaaggaagaaacagaaaatatgaacagaccaatcacaagcactgaaattgaaactgtgattaaatatcttccaacgaacaaaagcccaggaccagatggcatcacaggcaaattctatcaaacatttagagaagaactaacacctatccttctcaaactcttccaaaagagtagcagagggaggaacactcacaaattcattctacgagaccagcatcaccctgataccaaaaccagacaaagatgtcacaaaaaggaaaactacaggccaatattactcatgaacatagatgcaaaaatcctcaacaaaatactagcaaacagaatccaacagcacattaataggctcacacaccatgatcaagtggggtttaccccaggaatgcaaggattcttcaatatacacaaatcaatttatgtgatacaccatattaacaaattgaaggataaaaaccatatgatcatctcaatagatgtagaaaaagcttttgaaaaagttCAAcgccgatttatgataaaaactcgtcagaaagtgggcatagagggaacatacctcaacataataaaggccatatataacaaacccacaggcaacatcattctcaatggtgaactgaaggcatttcctctaagatcaggaacaagacaaggttgcccaccctcaccactattattcaacacggttttggaagttttatccatggcaatcagagaagaaaaagaaataaaaggaatccaagttggaaaagaagaagtaaagctatcactgtttgcagatgacatgatactatacatagaaaatcctaaagatgctaccagaaaactattagagctaatcaatgaatttggtaaagtagcaggatacaaaaataatgcaaagaaatttcttgcattcctatagactaacaatgaaagatcagaaagagaaatacaggaaacactcccatttaccactgcaacaaagagaataaaatacctaggaataaatctccctaaggaggcaaaagacctgtatgcagaaaactataagacactgatgaaagaaatcaaagacgatacaaacagttggagagatatactgtgttcttggattggaagaatcaatattgtgaaaatgactatactacccaaagcaatctacagattcaatgcaattcctatcaaactaccaatggcattttccacagaactagaacaagaaattttacaatttatatggaaacgcaaaagaccccgaatagccaaagcaatcttgagaaagaaaaatggagctggaggaatcaggctccctgacttcagattatactacaaagctacagtaatcaagacagtatggtacgggcacaaaaacagaaatatagat contains:
- the LOC103017052 gene encoding LOW QUALITY PROTEIN: X antigen family member 3-like (The sequence of the model RefSeq protein was modified relative to this genomic sequence to represent the inferred CDS: substituted 1 base at 1 genomic stop codon): NPVGPVVAQHPSDEQSQQEEPPTESQDSLPGQEREDEGASVVQGPDLEVDXQELTQPKTGGEHRDGPEVKKKLLPNLELINIPEAGERQL